A portion of the Doryrhamphus excisus isolate RoL2022-K1 chromosome 20, RoL_Dexc_1.0, whole genome shotgun sequence genome contains these proteins:
- the cutc gene encoding copper homeostasis protein cutC homolog isoform X3, translated as MADVFLMEVCVDSVESAVNAERGGAGRLELCCSLLEGGLTPSVGLLQVVKEYVKIPVYVMIRPRGGDFLYSDQEVEVMRKDMEVMKNHGADGFVLGVLTEDGRVDAELCMEFLAAARPLPVTFHRAFDMVHDAAVALETLVSLGFQRVLTSGCDNSALEGLPLIKRLVDQAKGRIIIMPGGGITERNLQRILEGSGAQEFHCSARSSRDSAMKFRNNSVTMGASLSASEYSLKVADKKKF; from the exons ATggcagatgtttttttaatggaggTGTGTGTGGACTCCGTGGAGTCTGCTGTCAATGCGGAGCGAGGAG GTGCGGGTCGGCTGGAGTTGTGTTGTAGCCTTTTGGAAGGAGGACTCACTCCCAGTGTTG GCCTGCTGCAGGTTGTAAAAGAGTATGTGAAAATCCCAGTTTATGTGATGATCCGGCCTCGTGGCGGAGATTTCCTTTACTCCgaccaggaagtggaagtgaTGAGGAAAGACATGGAGGTGATGAAGAACCATGGAGCAGATGGATTTGTGCTGGGAGTCCTGACGGAGGATGGGAGGGTGGATGCAGAGCTGTGCATGGAGTTTCTAG CTGCTGCTCGCCCTTTACCTGTGACCTTCCATCGAG CTTTTGACATGGTCCATGATGCAGCGGTTGCCCTGGAAACGCTAGTGTCATTAGGTTTCCAGCGTGTGTTGACAAGTGGCTGTGATAACTCTGCTCTAGAGGGACTCCCACTCATTAAACGCCTTGTGGATcag GCTAAAGGCAGAATTATCATCATGCCAG gTGGTGGGATCACGGAGAGGAACCTTCAAAGAATTTTAGAAGGCTCGGGAGCTCAAGAGTTTCACTGCTCTGCCCGCTCCAGCAGGGATTCTGCCATGAAATTCAG GAACAATAGTGTGACAATGGGAGCTTCTCTGTCAGCGTCTGAGTACAGCCTGAAGGTGGCAGAT aaaaaaaagttttga
- the cutc gene encoding copper homeostasis protein cutC homolog isoform X2, with the protein MADVFLMEVCVDSVESAVNAERGGAGRLELCCSLLEGGLTPSVGLLQVVKEYVKIPVYVMIRPRGGDFLYSDQEVEVMRKDMEVMKNHGADGFVLGVLTEDGRVDAELCMEFLAAARPLPVTFHRAFDMVHDAAVALETLVSLGFQRVLTSGCDNSALEGLPLIKRLVDQAKGRIIIMPGGGITERNLQRILEGSGAQEFHCSARSSRDSAMKFRNNSVTMGASLSASEYSLKVADVSKKKKF; encoded by the exons ATggcagatgtttttttaatggaggTGTGTGTGGACTCCGTGGAGTCTGCTGTCAATGCGGAGCGAGGAG GTGCGGGTCGGCTGGAGTTGTGTTGTAGCCTTTTGGAAGGAGGACTCACTCCCAGTGTTG GCCTGCTGCAGGTTGTAAAAGAGTATGTGAAAATCCCAGTTTATGTGATGATCCGGCCTCGTGGCGGAGATTTCCTTTACTCCgaccaggaagtggaagtgaTGAGGAAAGACATGGAGGTGATGAAGAACCATGGAGCAGATGGATTTGTGCTGGGAGTCCTGACGGAGGATGGGAGGGTGGATGCAGAGCTGTGCATGGAGTTTCTAG CTGCTGCTCGCCCTTTACCTGTGACCTTCCATCGAG CTTTTGACATGGTCCATGATGCAGCGGTTGCCCTGGAAACGCTAGTGTCATTAGGTTTCCAGCGTGTGTTGACAAGTGGCTGTGATAACTCTGCTCTAGAGGGACTCCCACTCATTAAACGCCTTGTGGATcag GCTAAAGGCAGAATTATCATCATGCCAG gTGGTGGGATCACGGAGAGGAACCTTCAAAGAATTTTAGAAGGCTCGGGAGCTCAAGAGTTTCACTGCTCTGCCCGCTCCAGCAGGGATTCTGCCATGAAATTCAG GAACAATAGTGTGACAATGGGAGCTTCTCTGTCAGCGTCTGAGTACAGCCTGAAGGTGGCAGATGTGAGCAAA aaaaaaaagttttga
- the cutc gene encoding copper homeostasis protein cutC homolog isoform X1 — protein MADVFLMEVCVDSVESAVNAERGGAGRLELCCSLLEGGLTPSVGLLQVVKEYVKIPVYVMIRPRGGDFLYSDQEVEVMRKDMEVMKNHGADGFVLGVLTEDGRVDAELCMEFLAAARPLPVTFHRAFDMVHDAAVALETLVSLGFQRVLTSGCDNSALEGLPLIKRLVDQAKGRIIIMPGGGITERNLQRILEGSGAQEFHCSARSSRDSAMKFRNNSVTMGASLSASEYSLKVADVSKVRTFNAIARNTL, from the exons ATggcagatgtttttttaatggaggTGTGTGTGGACTCCGTGGAGTCTGCTGTCAATGCGGAGCGAGGAG GTGCGGGTCGGCTGGAGTTGTGTTGTAGCCTTTTGGAAGGAGGACTCACTCCCAGTGTTG GCCTGCTGCAGGTTGTAAAAGAGTATGTGAAAATCCCAGTTTATGTGATGATCCGGCCTCGTGGCGGAGATTTCCTTTACTCCgaccaggaagtggaagtgaTGAGGAAAGACATGGAGGTGATGAAGAACCATGGAGCAGATGGATTTGTGCTGGGAGTCCTGACGGAGGATGGGAGGGTGGATGCAGAGCTGTGCATGGAGTTTCTAG CTGCTGCTCGCCCTTTACCTGTGACCTTCCATCGAG CTTTTGACATGGTCCATGATGCAGCGGTTGCCCTGGAAACGCTAGTGTCATTAGGTTTCCAGCGTGTGTTGACAAGTGGCTGTGATAACTCTGCTCTAGAGGGACTCCCACTCATTAAACGCCTTGTGGATcag GCTAAAGGCAGAATTATCATCATGCCAG gTGGTGGGATCACGGAGAGGAACCTTCAAAGAATTTTAGAAGGCTCGGGAGCTCAAGAGTTTCACTGCTCTGCCCGCTCCAGCAGGGATTCTGCCATGAAATTCAG GAACAATAGTGTGACAATGGGAGCTTCTCTGTCAGCGTCTGAGTACAGCCTGAAGGTGGCAGATGTGAGCAAAGTGCGCACTTTTAATGCCATAGCAAGAAATACCCTGTGA